In a genomic window of Nodosilinea sp. E11:
- a CDS encoding photosystem I assembly protein Ycf3, giving the protein MPRTQRNDNFIDKSFTVMADMILKMMPAKKSEKEAFAYYRDGMSAQADGEYAEAMENYREALILEEEPYDKSFILYNMGLIHASNGEHEIALEKYQEALELNPRLCQALNNIAVIYHYKGEQAEASGDTDAAENFFDEAARYWLEAITIAPNNYIEAQNWMKNTGRMKNDIFF; this is encoded by the coding sequence ATGCCAAGAACCCAACGCAACGACAACTTCATCGACAAGTCCTTCACCGTAATGGCTGACATGATCTTAAAGATGATGCCTGCCAAAAAGAGCGAGAAAGAGGCCTTTGCCTACTACCGTGATGGCATGTCGGCCCAGGCCGATGGGGAATATGCCGAGGCGATGGAAAACTACCGCGAAGCCCTCATCCTCGAAGAAGAGCCCTACGACAAGAGCTTCATTCTCTACAACATGGGTCTAATCCACGCCAGCAACGGTGAGCACGAAATTGCCCTAGAGAAGTACCAGGAAGCCCTCGAACTCAACCCCCGCCTGTGCCAAGCACTCAACAACATTGCGGTAATTTATCACTACAAGGGCGAACAGGCCGAAGCTAGCGGTGACACCGACGCCGCCGAAAATTTCTTTGACGAAGCCGCCCGCTACTGGCTAGAGGCGATCACGATCGCGCCCAACAACTACATCGAAGCCCAAAACTGGATGAAGAACACGGGCCGCATGAAGAATGACATTTTCTTCTAG
- the gatC gene encoding Asp-tRNA(Asn)/Glu-tRNA(Gln) amidotransferase subunit GatC has protein sequence MIDLEQVRKVALLARLELSTEEEDQFTGQLSGILDYVEQLKELDTDAVEPTTRAIELNNITRTDRLESFGDRDTMLNCAPDREDDFFRVPKIL, from the coding sequence ATGATTGATCTCGAACAGGTCCGCAAAGTTGCGCTTCTGGCCCGCCTAGAACTGTCCACCGAAGAAGAAGACCAGTTCACCGGTCAGCTCAGCGGTATTCTCGACTACGTTGAGCAGCTTAAAGAACTCGACACCGACGCTGTAGAACCCACCACCCGCGCCATTGAACTCAACAACATTACCCGCACCGATCGCCTAGAAAGCTTTGGCGATCGCGACACCATGCTCAACTGTGCCCCCGATCGCGAAGACGATTTCTTCAGGGTGCCAAAGATTCTATAG
- a CDS encoding PAS domain S-box protein, whose amino-acid sequence MPPVPSPNHESGRLEALRRYNILDTPPEPGFDRITALAARLFNAPTALISLVDESRAWFKSSYGFDRQSIQRHNSICNYALLSDQVLVIPDLSQDQRFVDHPLVQHGPRVRFYAGAPLLSQDGFNLGTLCILDTQPRDQFTDDQRLVLADLAAMVVDELDLRLAAHRVAEIDAALLAVTQGVSAQTGVAFFEALVQHCTQALGVDYTYIGLVSGDAPASIQTIAACTPAGMADRFDYLLHHTPCEQVLLKRSLCCYPSGVRAQFPEALLLKPLGIDSYAAMPFFDAQGQPLGLLGIMDSKPLANVQLTETLLPIFALRISAELERQQTDVARQQVQQDLEHLVTQRTTELSQANQRLQLEIAERKHTEVALKKEQEMLKVVLEHVQAGIVACDKAGILTLFNQAAKNFHGLPESPIPPDKWANYYDLYLVDGQTPMPQQAIPLFRALSGERVNNAEMVIAPHGGIARTLLASGQAIADVDGQNQGAVVVMHDITERKQIEDALRASEAQLSSIFETIPNGIVILDQSGQLITANSAAEEMFRLSRSELAGRAYNDLAWAITAVDGAPFAEADLPFSQVMRTGKAVYGVELAVTHADGTQSILCVNASPLVDADNNLSQVVMSISDISDRTRSEAILQASEERYRSVIETVAEGIVLQHADGSIFTCNASAESILGLTTEQMVGRSSLDPRWAAIREDGSPFPGDQHPSMITLSTGDPQTNVVMGVCKPDGTLTWISINSRPLFHPNDPIPYAVVASFFDITDRKLAEAERTQLIREQAARLEAEAEQFRSALLVDISTLLASLLDHSHTLERVAQRVVPVFADWCTIDWVTSDQTLERIAVAHCDPAKVDLGWQLYRQYPQPLNAPEGVPKVLCTGQTRLLTNMTDGALAAIAQDPEHLRLLRELGLKSGIIAPLIARGQTLGVISFVTAESDRHYTPADLALAENVAHQVAIAIDNSRLYQAEQTARSEAESANRIKDEFLAVLSHELRSPLNPILGWAQLLQKRSPDATTLARGLETIERNAKLQTQLIADLLDVSRILQGKLSLDAATVDLRATVEAAMETVQLAAEAKAIQIHTQLEPNVPSVLGDAGRLQQVVWNLLTNAVKFTPVGGQVYIHLGLVDPNSSDAAAFDTISQAQITVTDTGKGITPEFLPYIFERFRQADSKTTRQFGGLGLGLAIVRQLVELHGGTVAASSRGEDQGSTFTVRLPLERSLADASQATLPAVSLHRPVLSASLTGVSILVVEDEADARDLIVFVLEQAGAIVTATASGQEALSVLPDLKPNVLISDIAMPDMDGYMLMQQIRSQAATLGKPLTFKAIALTAYAGDLNQQQALAAGFQRHLSKPFEPIELVAAIAELIY is encoded by the coding sequence ATGCCTCCAGTGCCCTCACCCAACCACGAATCGGGACGTTTAGAAGCCCTGCGGCGATATAACATTCTAGATACTCCGCCCGAGCCTGGATTCGATCGCATCACAGCTTTGGCGGCCCGCTTATTTAATGCTCCCACGGCCCTCATTTCGCTAGTCGATGAATCGAGAGCTTGGTTCAAGTCGTCCTACGGTTTTGACCGCCAGTCAATCCAGCGCCATAACTCTATTTGTAACTATGCTCTGCTGTCTGATCAGGTGCTAGTGATTCCTGACTTGAGCCAAGATCAGCGCTTTGTCGATCACCCTCTGGTGCAGCATGGGCCTAGGGTTCGCTTTTACGCTGGGGCACCGCTGCTCAGCCAGGACGGCTTTAACCTCGGCACCCTTTGCATCCTCGATACTCAGCCCCGCGATCAATTTACCGACGATCAGCGGTTGGTCTTGGCTGATCTGGCTGCTATGGTCGTCGATGAGCTCGATTTGCGCCTAGCCGCCCACCGGGTAGCCGAAATTGATGCGGCCTTGCTGGCGGTAACCCAGGGGGTTTCAGCGCAAACGGGGGTAGCTTTTTTCGAGGCGCTAGTGCAGCACTGCACCCAGGCCTTGGGGGTCGACTATACCTACATTGGCTTGGTCAGCGGTGACGCGCCAGCGTCAATTCAAACGATCGCGGCCTGTACTCCGGCGGGCATGGCCGACAGGTTTGACTATCTACTGCACCATACTCCCTGTGAGCAGGTGTTGCTCAAGCGCAGTCTGTGTTGCTATCCCAGCGGGGTGAGGGCACAATTCCCCGAAGCTTTGCTGCTCAAGCCTTTGGGGATCGACAGCTATGCGGCAATGCCATTTTTTGATGCCCAGGGCCAACCTTTGGGCCTGTTGGGGATAATGGATAGTAAGCCCCTAGCCAACGTGCAGCTGACGGAAACCCTGCTGCCTATTTTTGCTCTGCGCATCAGTGCCGAACTAGAGCGCCAGCAGACCGATGTGGCCCGGCAGCAGGTACAGCAAGACTTAGAGCACCTCGTCACCCAGCGTACGACCGAATTGTCTCAAGCTAATCAACGCCTACAGCTTGAAATTGCTGAGCGCAAGCACACCGAAGTTGCCCTCAAAAAAGAGCAGGAAATGCTGAAGGTGGTGCTAGAACATGTGCAAGCGGGGATTGTGGCCTGTGATAAAGCGGGTATTTTGACCCTCTTTAATCAAGCGGCCAAAAACTTTCATGGTCTACCAGAATCTCCTATTCCCCCTGACAAGTGGGCCAACTACTACGATCTCTATCTCGTCGATGGTCAAACCCCGATGCCCCAGCAGGCGATTCCGCTGTTTCGCGCCCTGAGTGGGGAACGGGTTAACAATGCCGAAATGGTGATTGCCCCCCATGGGGGGATCGCCCGAACGCTGTTGGCCAGCGGGCAGGCGATCGCCGATGTCGATGGCCAAAACCAGGGGGCGGTGGTGGTGATGCACGACATCACCGAGCGTAAGCAGATCGAAGACGCGCTGCGAGCCAGCGAAGCCCAGCTCTCTAGTATTTTCGAAACCATTCCCAATGGCATTGTGATCCTTGACCAATCGGGGCAACTGATCACCGCTAACTCCGCCGCTGAAGAGATGTTTCGGTTGAGTCGCAGTGAGCTGGCAGGACGAGCCTATAACGATCTGGCCTGGGCCATTACGGCAGTCGACGGGGCTCCCTTTGCCGAGGCCGATCTGCCCTTTAGCCAGGTCATGCGCACGGGGAAAGCGGTCTATGGGGTTGAGTTGGCGGTGACCCACGCCGATGGCACCCAATCTATTCTCTGTGTCAACGCTTCGCCTCTAGTCGATGCTGACAACAATCTAAGTCAGGTGGTGATGTCGATTAGCGACATTAGCGATCGCACCCGGTCAGAAGCCATTCTGCAAGCTTCAGAAGAACGCTATCGATCGGTGATTGAAACGGTGGCCGAAGGCATTGTGCTGCAACATGCTGACGGCAGTATTTTTACCTGTAACGCTAGCGCAGAGTCTATTTTAGGCCTTACCACTGAGCAGATGGTGGGCCGCAGTTCCCTAGATCCTCGCTGGGCCGCCATTCGTGAAGATGGGTCGCCGTTTCCGGGCGATCAGCATCCGAGCATGATTACCCTGAGTACTGGAGACCCCCAGACTAATGTGGTGATGGGCGTCTGCAAACCCGACGGCACCCTGACCTGGATCTCAATCAACAGTCGGCCGTTGTTTCATCCCAACGACCCTATCCCCTACGCGGTGGTAGCCTCTTTCTTTGACATTACCGATCGCAAACTAGCCGAAGCTGAGCGCACTCAGCTAATTCGCGAACAGGCCGCCCGCCTAGAGGCTGAGGCCGAGCAGTTTCGATCGGCGCTGCTGGTCGATATCAGTACCCTTTTGGCGTCTTTACTAGACCATAGCCACACCCTGGAGCGGGTGGCTCAGCGAGTGGTGCCGGTGTTTGCCGACTGGTGCACCATCGATTGGGTAACCTCCGATCAAACGCTGGAACGTATAGCTGTGGCCCACTGTGACCCCGCTAAGGTAGACCTAGGCTGGCAACTCTACCGGCAATATCCCCAGCCCCTCAATGCCCCAGAGGGAGTGCCAAAGGTATTGTGCACAGGGCAAACCCGTCTGCTCACCAATATGACCGACGGGGCGCTAGCGGCGATCGCCCAAGATCCAGAGCACCTGCGCCTGCTCCGGGAACTGGGGCTTAAGTCCGGCATCATAGCGCCGCTGATCGCGCGCGGCCAGACCCTGGGTGTGATCTCCTTTGTGACCGCCGAATCTGATCGGCACTACACCCCAGCCGATCTGGCCCTGGCTGAAAACGTTGCCCACCAGGTAGCGATCGCTATCGACAATTCCCGTCTTTACCAAGCAGAGCAGACAGCCCGCAGCGAAGCCGAATCGGCCAACCGCATCAAAGACGAATTTCTAGCGGTGCTCTCCCACGAGCTGCGATCGCCCCTTAACCCGATTTTGGGCTGGGCACAGTTGCTGCAAAAACGATCGCCTGACGCCACCACCCTGGCCCGAGGTTTAGAAACCATTGAGCGTAATGCCAAGCTCCAAACCCAGCTGATTGCCGACCTGTTAGACGTTTCTCGAATTTTGCAGGGCAAACTTAGCCTTGATGCCGCTACTGTAGACCTTCGGGCCACCGTTGAAGCGGCCATGGAAACGGTACAACTGGCGGCTGAGGCTAAGGCCATTCAAATTCACACCCAGCTTGAACCCAATGTGCCCTCGGTTTTGGGTGATGCAGGGCGTTTACAGCAGGTGGTTTGGAATTTGCTGACCAATGCTGTCAAGTTCACCCCTGTCGGTGGCCAAGTGTACATTCACCTGGGGTTGGTCGATCCTAACTCCTCAGATGCTGCTGCCTTCGACACCATCTCCCAGGCCCAAATTACGGTGACTGACACTGGTAAGGGCATTACCCCAGAATTTCTTCCCTATATTTTTGAGCGTTTTCGCCAGGCCGACAGCAAAACCACCCGACAGTTTGGCGGCTTGGGCCTAGGCCTTGCGATCGTGCGACAACTCGTCGAACTTCACGGTGGTACGGTTGCTGCGTCTAGCCGTGGCGAAGATCAAGGATCAACATTTACAGTGCGATTGCCCCTTGAGCGCAGTCTAGCTGACGCCTCCCAAGCCACTTTGCCGGCTGTCTCACTTCACCGCCCGGTGCTGTCCGCTAGCCTGACGGGAGTTAGCATTTTGGTGGTCGAAGATGAAGCCGATGCCCGCGATCTAATTGTTTTTGTGCTTGAGCAGGCCGGTGCGATCGTGACGGCTACTGCTTCAGGGCAAGAAGCTCTGAGCGTATTGCCCGACCTCAAACCTAACGTGCTGATTAGCGATATTGCAATGCCCGATATGGATGGTTACATGCTGATGCAGCAAATTCGATCGCAGGCAGCTACGTTAGGCAAGCCCCTTACCTTTAAAGCCATTGCCCTGACCGCCTATGCTGGCGACCTCAATCAGCAACAGGCCCTAGCCGCTGGTTTTCAACGTCACTTAAGCAAGCCCTTTGAGCCAATTGAGCTAGTGGCTGCGATCGCCGAACTCATCTATTAA
- a CDS encoding response regulator: protein MCTPSDFRILVVDDIDDNLFLLQTILETAGYEVDTAGNGGSALAKVEDSPPDLILMDVMMPDMNGYEVTRQIRQNPSLPFMPILMVTAYDTVNTNCALSLGINNFIRKPIEFDGLLTKVAALLDKEQLEKGHHNLSKP, encoded by the coding sequence GTGTGTACCCCTTCAGATTTCCGTATTCTCGTTGTCGATGATATCGACGACAATCTGTTTTTACTACAGACTATTTTAGAAACGGCTGGATATGAGGTTGATACCGCCGGGAATGGGGGGTCGGCCCTGGCTAAGGTTGAGGATTCGCCCCCCGACTTGATTTTGATGGATGTAATGATGCCCGACATGAATGGCTATGAAGTTACACGGCAGATTCGTCAGAATCCGAGCCTGCCGTTCATGCCTATTTTGATGGTCACAGCCTACGATACCGTCAATACCAATTGTGCGTTGTCTTTAGGCATCAACAACTTCATTCGTAAGCCTATCGAGTTTGATGGCCTACTCACTAAGGTTGCAGCCCTTTTAGACAAGGAGCAGCTAGAGAAAGGACATCACAATTTGTCTAAACCTTAG
- a CDS encoding glucose-1-phosphate adenylyltransferase encodes MNKVLGIVLGGGAGTRLYPLTKTRAKPAVPLGGKHRLIDIPISNCINSDISRIYVLTQFNSASLNEHISRSYSFSGFQQGFVEVLAAQQTPENLDWFQGTADAVRQYLWRFKDMNVDEYLILSGDHLYRMDYRDFIRRHRESNADITLSVVPIDEKRASSFGLMKIDDSGRIIDFSEKPKGDALHQMQVDTTTLGLSAEEAKDKPYIASMGIYLFKRQVLIDLLDQQPQKTDFGKEIIPDSAKDYKVQAYLFNDYWEDIGTIESFFNANLALVKQPNPLFSFYDESAPIYTRARYLPPTKHLQCEISQSMISEGCMLKECRITNSVIGIRSRIESGCTIEDSLIMGADHYQDNFERQGSCDHTTIPLGIGANTTIHKAIVDKNARIGCNVKILNKDRVEEADCEDQGFCIRSGIVTVLRGAMIPDETII; translated from the coding sequence GTGAATAAAGTATTAGGTATTGTGCTAGGTGGCGGTGCTGGAACTCGCCTGTACCCATTAACCAAAACCCGAGCTAAGCCAGCGGTACCCCTGGGCGGGAAACATCGATTAATCGACATTCCAATTAGTAACTGTATTAACTCAGACATTTCTAGGATTTACGTGCTGACGCAGTTTAACTCTGCCTCCTTGAATGAACATATCTCCCGATCCTATAGTTTTTCGGGCTTTCAACAGGGGTTTGTGGAAGTGTTAGCTGCTCAGCAAACTCCAGAAAACTTAGATTGGTTTCAAGGCACCGCCGATGCTGTCAGGCAGTATCTTTGGCGCTTTAAGGATATGAATGTCGACGAGTATCTAATTCTGTCAGGCGATCATCTGTATCGCATGGACTATCGAGATTTTATTCGTCGCCACCGTGAGAGCAATGCTGACATTACCCTCTCCGTAGTACCGATTGATGAGAAACGGGCCTCTAGTTTTGGTCTGATGAAAATCGATGATTCTGGCCGGATTATCGACTTTAGCGAGAAGCCCAAAGGCGATGCCCTCCATCAGATGCAGGTAGATACCACTACCCTGGGCCTCTCCGCTGAAGAGGCCAAAGATAAACCCTATATTGCCTCGATGGGAATTTACCTATTTAAGCGACAGGTCTTGATTGATTTGCTAGACCAACAGCCTCAAAAAACTGATTTTGGCAAAGAAATTATTCCCGACTCAGCCAAAGACTACAAGGTGCAAGCCTACCTATTCAACGACTACTGGGAAGATATCGGTACCATTGAATCGTTTTTCAATGCCAACCTGGCCCTAGTCAAGCAGCCTAACCCCCTGTTTAGCTTTTACGATGAATCTGCCCCAATCTACACCAGAGCACGTTATCTGCCGCCAACCAAGCACCTGCAGTGTGAAATCAGCCAATCTATGATTAGCGAAGGCTGCATGCTGAAAGAATGTCGGATTACTAACTCGGTTATTGGCATTCGCTCTCGGATTGAGTCAGGCTGCACCATTGAAGATAGCTTGATCATGGGAGCCGACCACTACCAAGACAATTTCGAGCGCCAGGGCAGCTGCGATCACACCACGATTCCCTTGGGCATTGGGGCCAATACCACCATTCACAAAGCTATTGTCGATAAGAATGCTCGTATTGGCTGCAACGTGAAAATCCTCAATAAAGACCGGGTTGAGGAAGCCGATTGCGAAGATCAGGGTTTCTGTATCCGCAGCGGTATTGTCACCGTGTTGAGAGGAGCGATGATTCCCGATGAAACGATAATTTGA
- a CDS encoding SDR family oxidoreductase, whose amino-acid sequence MDFGIHGKVAVVTGGDSGIGLATAKLLAQEGVKIALLDKTADRLDEALQDLQTVGEAMAVQADLRHLSEVEAAKRNIVNHYGHVDILVNCAGITGATGDFLDISDDDWLETLEVDLMAAVRVCRTFIPLMRETGWGRVVLVASEDAVQPYADEMPYCAAKAGVLNFAKNLSKAYASDGVLVNSVAPAFIATPMTDTMMEQRAEKMETDVDEAITTFLDQKRPHLELKRRGKAEEVAAVIAFLCSQQSSFVVGANYRVDGGSVAGIGL is encoded by the coding sequence ATGGATTTTGGTATTCATGGCAAGGTGGCTGTCGTGACCGGCGGTGACTCTGGCATTGGCCTAGCCACTGCTAAGCTGCTGGCCCAGGAAGGAGTAAAAATTGCGCTCCTCGATAAAACGGCTGACCGGCTGGACGAAGCGCTGCAAGATCTGCAAACCGTCGGTGAGGCGATGGCAGTACAGGCTGACTTGCGCCATCTATCTGAGGTTGAAGCGGCTAAGCGCAACATTGTTAACCACTACGGCCATGTAGATATTTTGGTGAACTGCGCGGGTATTACCGGCGCTACCGGTGACTTTTTAGACATCAGTGATGACGATTGGCTTGAAACCTTAGAAGTGGATCTCATGGCGGCGGTCAGGGTGTGCCGCACGTTCATCCCGCTGATGCGTGAGACCGGTTGGGGACGAGTCGTGCTCGTGGCTTCAGAGGATGCCGTGCAGCCCTACGCCGATGAAATGCCCTACTGTGCCGCCAAGGCCGGAGTGCTGAACTTTGCCAAGAATCTTTCCAAGGCCTACGCCAGCGATGGAGTGCTGGTCAATTCGGTAGCCCCTGCTTTTATTGCCACCCCTATGACCGACACCATGATGGAACAAAGGGCCGAAAAAATGGAGACGGATGTAGATGAGGCAATCACTACGTTTCTTGACCAAAAGCGCCCCCATCTAGAGCTTAAGCGCCGGGGCAAGGCCGAGGAAGTGGCGGCTGTCATTGCTTTTCTATGTTCTCAGCAATCTAGCTTTGTGGTGGGAGCTAACTATCGAGTAGACGGAGGGTCGGTGGCCGGTATCGGACTATAG
- a CDS encoding MFS transporter produces MNLGFWGVQIGNGLQTANASAIFESLGAEASQLPLLWLGAPLMGLLAQPIVGELSDRTLSPWGKRQPYFLGGGLLVAIMLVALPLATSLAQAVALYWLLQLALNISVAPSRPFVGDLLPARYRTWGYSVQGFCVGLGTICAAGMPWFLEHGFHLEPTAAVGVPPVIGAAYLVGAALCLGSTLATFWAVKEPLPQPRDSAITSTADSNSVNLVSAIGQAMGSLPPIMRQLAGVQALSWAGIYCIFLYLPTAIALNVLGAPNRQSASYAHGVEWAGLCTAFYNLICLAISFLIPTLSRRWGRVTTHAICLMCGAVGLISLLLVHSRYPILLSMVGVGIAWASILSIPYSLLMDSLLEGQSGVFMGLFNGFVTLPQIAMSLGFGWVMRHILQGNRLWALALGGVLLGLAALLMLRVPEPVIPLKNAEGTQNVLEPTSEKALSS; encoded by the coding sequence ATGAATTTAGGCTTTTGGGGCGTGCAGATCGGCAATGGTCTGCAAACGGCCAATGCCAGCGCCATCTTCGAGAGCCTCGGGGCAGAAGCAAGCCAACTGCCGTTACTTTGGCTGGGGGCACCGCTGATGGGGCTACTCGCCCAGCCAATTGTCGGTGAGCTGAGCGATCGCACCCTCAGTCCTTGGGGCAAGCGGCAGCCTTATTTTCTAGGCGGTGGCCTACTGGTAGCGATCATGCTGGTGGCACTGCCCCTGGCGACCAGTCTGGCCCAGGCGGTGGCCCTCTACTGGCTACTACAGCTAGCCCTCAACATTAGTGTTGCTCCTAGTCGCCCCTTTGTGGGCGATCTGTTGCCTGCTCGCTACCGTACCTGGGGCTATTCGGTACAAGGGTTTTGTGTAGGGTTGGGCACGATCTGCGCGGCGGGCATGCCTTGGTTTTTAGAACATGGGTTTCATCTAGAGCCCACCGCCGCCGTCGGTGTTCCCCCGGTGATTGGTGCTGCCTATCTGGTAGGGGCAGCCCTATGTTTGGGCAGCACCCTGGCCACCTTTTGGGCCGTCAAAGAACCCTTACCTCAGCCCAGGGACTCAGCCATCACCTCAACAGCCGATAGCAATTCCGTTAATCTAGTCAGCGCTATTGGTCAAGCCATGGGGTCGCTGCCGCCGATTATGCGGCAGCTAGCCGGGGTGCAGGCCCTCAGCTGGGCGGGCATCTACTGCATTTTTTTATATCTACCCACTGCGATCGCTCTAAACGTACTCGGAGCTCCCAATCGTCAATCAGCCAGCTATGCCCATGGGGTAGAGTGGGCGGGTCTGTGCACCGCCTTTTACAACCTGATCTGTCTAGCAATCTCGTTTTTAATTCCAACGTTAAGTCGGCGCTGGGGCCGAGTTACCACCCATGCGATCTGTCTAATGTGCGGGGCCGTAGGGCTGATCTCGCTGCTGTTGGTACACAGCCGCTATCCAATTCTGCTTTCCATGGTCGGCGTGGGCATTGCCTGGGCCAGCATTTTGTCCATCCCCTACTCTCTATTGATGGATAGTCTGCTCGAAGGGCAGAGTGGGGTCTTTATGGGGTTGTTTAACGGGTTTGTCACCCTGCCGCAGATCGCGATGTCCTTGGGGTTTGGCTGGGTAATGCGCCATATATTGCAGGGCAACCGCCTCTGGGCCTTGGCCCTAGGGGGCGTCTTACTCGGTCTAGCCGCCCTATTGATGTTGCGCGTCCCCGAACCGGTGATTCCTTTAAAGAACGCCGAGGGTACTCAAAATGTGCTTGAACCAACCTCAGAGAAGGCATTGTCTTCTTAG
- the msrA gene encoding peptide-methionine (S)-S-oxide reductase MsrA, which produces MVFFGLGKGKKSEMPPANEALPGRATSMAVPDKHYVNGNPLVPPFPAGMELGLFGMGCFWGAERKFWQLDGVYSTSVGYAAGYTPNPTYQEVCSGLTGHNEVVRVVFDPAVVSYEQILKTFWESHNPTQGMRQGNDVGTQYRSGIYVHSEAQRQLAEASKQAYQQALSQAGYGPITTEILAAPEYYYAEAYHQQYLAKNPGGYCGLGGTNVACPVGLAVER; this is translated from the coding sequence ATGGTTTTCTTTGGTTTAGGCAAAGGCAAAAAGTCTGAAATGCCGCCTGCTAACGAAGCATTACCTGGCCGGGCTACCTCCATGGCTGTGCCTGACAAACACTACGTCAACGGCAACCCACTAGTCCCACCGTTCCCCGCTGGAATGGAACTGGGTTTGTTTGGCATGGGCTGTTTTTGGGGAGCCGAGCGCAAGTTTTGGCAGCTTGATGGCGTGTATTCGACCTCGGTGGGCTACGCTGCTGGGTACACCCCCAACCCCACTTATCAGGAAGTCTGCTCTGGGCTGACGGGCCACAATGAGGTGGTGCGTGTGGTCTTTGACCCGGCAGTGGTAAGCTACGAGCAAATTCTCAAAACCTTTTGGGAAAGCCACAACCCTACCCAGGGCATGCGCCAAGGCAACGACGTGGGCACCCAGTATCGCTCGGGCATTTACGTGCACTCTGAAGCCCAGCGCCAGCTGGCAGAAGCCTCTAAGCAAGCCTACCAGCAGGCTCTGAGTCAGGCTGGCTACGGCCCGATCACCACCGAGATTTTAGCGGCCCCAGAGTATTACTACGCTGAGGCCTATCACCAGCAGTACTTGGCGAAAAATCCAGGCGGCTACTGCGGGTTGGGGGGTACCAATGTGGCTTGCCCTGTGGGCTTGGCCGTAGAGCGATAG
- a CDS encoding Zn-dependent hydrolase translates to MALLQTLSINGKRLNQSIDDLAQIGQLKNGGICRLAFSPEDLQGRELVRRWMVEAGLSTCIDTAGNLIGRRNGRTNAPAIATGSHIDTVPCGGKFDGTLGVLAGIEVARTLHENNILLEHPFEVIVFADEEDTMIGGRAIAGTATLEAADYHRKDGRAIDEGVNAAGGNWDQLALSKRTRDDICAFVELHVEQGGVLEAAQKQIGVVQGIVGMQRYQIHIAGRPNHAGTTPMDQRQDALVAAAQVVLVVNRLGTRPPGQQVATVGALQVWPNADNIVPGQVQCSIDVRDLNQYVINDLIDDLKEELRLIAQNTGTKIEIVPQLNVAPSPAADHIQAIIAEVCDSVGLSYLPMPSRAGHDALEMGRFTDMAMIFVPSEGGFSHSEVEYTTPEECVNGANVLLETVLRLDRYYP, encoded by the coding sequence ATGGCTCTACTACAAACCCTTAGCATCAATGGCAAGCGCCTCAACCAAAGCATCGATGACCTAGCTCAGATCGGGCAGCTAAAGAACGGTGGCATTTGTCGATTGGCCTTTAGCCCGGAAGATCTGCAAGGGCGGGAGCTGGTGCGGCGATGGATGGTAGAAGCGGGTTTGAGCACCTGTATTGACACCGCTGGTAACCTGATTGGTCGCCGCAACGGTCGTACCAACGCCCCGGCCATTGCCACCGGATCTCACATCGACACCGTCCCCTGCGGCGGCAAATTTGACGGCACTCTCGGTGTGTTAGCCGGGATAGAAGTAGCCCGTACTCTCCACGAAAACAACATTCTCCTAGAGCATCCCTTCGAGGTAATTGTCTTTGCCGATGAAGAAGACACCATGATCGGCGGTCGCGCCATCGCTGGTACTGCGACCCTCGAGGCCGCCGACTACCACCGCAAAGACGGTCGCGCCATCGACGAGGGCGTCAACGCCGCTGGGGGGAACTGGGATCAGCTAGCGCTATCTAAGCGCACCCGCGATGACATCTGCGCCTTTGTCGAACTCCACGTTGAGCAGGGCGGGGTGCTCGAAGCCGCCCAAAAGCAGATCGGCGTAGTGCAGGGCATTGTGGGCATGCAGCGCTATCAAATTCACATTGCCGGACGCCCCAACCACGCTGGCACCACACCAATGGATCAGCGCCAAGATGCCCTCGTGGCAGCCGCTCAAGTGGTGCTAGTGGTCAACCGCCTGGGCACGCGCCCGCCTGGTCAACAGGTGGCCACCGTAGGAGCCCTACAAGTGTGGCCCAACGCCGACAATATTGTGCCAGGGCAGGTGCAGTGCAGTATTGATGTGCGCGATCTCAACCAATACGTCATCAATGATCTAATCGACGACCTAAAGGAAGAACTGCGGCTGATTGCCCAGAATACCGGCACCAAAATCGAGATTGTGCCCCAGCTGAACGTCGCGCCTAGCCCCGCAGCGGATCACATTCAAGCGATTATTGCTGAGGTATGTGACAGCGTTGGCCTCAGCTACCTACCTATGCCCAGCCGGGCAGGCCACGACGCCTTAGAGATGGGTCGATTTACAGACATGGCCATGATTTTTGTGCCCAGCGAAGGGGGCTTCAGCCATTCGGAGGTGGAATACACCACCCCTGAGGAATGCGTGAACGGAGCCAATGTGCTGCTTGAAACCGTGCTGCGACTCGATCGCTACTACCCGTAG